The genomic segment cgtgtgacgtccaggagTCTCGAGGCACTACAAAGcgagagaagaataaaaaaaaaatacatatcaaatgaatgttgatgatattttcAACAATAATATTGTTGGATATAATGAAGAACAAAACAGAGAGAGGATGAGAAGTAAAAAAAGCTCGAAAGAGATTCATGAAGAAACACACCAAACAAGTGTTATTAATCAAGCTATAAGGCGAAAGACCTTGCACAACATGGACTGATGATCTTCATGCTAAATTCATGGAAGCTATACAACAACTGGTGAAGGGAGTAAGTTTGCTATTATTAAAGTTCTTGACAATTCATTTACATGGAACGATATGAACAATGAAATATTTATACTTATAACTAACgtcaatttatttcaaattaaggCAGAGTGATTGTTGTATTTACATGTACCTCGGCTCGATTTGAATATATTATAGTTCTAAATTAACTTTACATTTTTATGAAACATGTAGGATGTTTATTCTAAGGAGATTCTTAAGGTGATGAGTGTGTCGGATCTTACCCGTACCCAAATCTCTAGCACCTTCAGGAACAtcaaaaaaaagtttaattgatatgtattatttactaATATTTATGTGTCTATGGTATGGGGAAAGTTAttttataacaaattattttctataaaattatgttattgtatttagTTACTAGAAAACGTATTGTTTGAAAAGATTTTTTCATCacacttatttaaaaaattatttttctacaacaatcataattttaattttatatcaaaagaggaataaaaaatcaaattttgtttGACTTTTCGAAGAAAATATCTGGACATTATTATCAATCTTTAGGAAGCAAAAGTCTTATCAAGGCATTCACTAATTAAAGAGGATTATCGATAGACCTTTGTTTCATGTTTAGTGATAGAAGTTAATTACCTATtgcaaatttttattattttgcagtccaataaaataatatagcttGATCAAGTTCATTCTGATGATCAGGTTAATGCTTCtctttaatttgatattataTCTAAGTCTTGTTTGATTATTAATATTGTCTAAAATtagtataaattttaaattattctttTGTATAGTATATCCATATTTGACATGATTAAATCTAACTTTTCGCATTGATAGAAATTATAATCTCTAATATCTCTGTTCTAAATCAAACAagtccttatatatatatatatatatatatatatatatatatatatatatatatggacatCGATGTTCAATTTTTTGAAATAGCAAATTATTCCGGCGATCATCAATATGATAACTCAGTGCTATTAGACGATCAGTGATGACTCTCACAAGGACTCTTTGCAGCGGCAGTTGCTTCTTCAAGTGAAGACTATTTTGTTTGGGACTTGATTGCtagtttgtttatgttttttCGTTCGAAACTAATTATAATCAATATTAAGTTACAGGTTGCcattaatttcttgacttggggTTATTAGTTTGTTTGGTATTAAACTTATTTATCCTGCCATTATATAACCTTTTagttgattgatgatgatatatatatatatatatatatatatagtatgagATCAATTATTTGTGGGCTAATATATTGTATCTCAATTTAGCTTAATATTTGATGTATTCTTAACACCTATGAGTTGTGCTTTTTATTGTTGAACTCATATTGAATTTCAAGTAAGCTCTTTGTGGCTTTTCATcgtatttttgttgttcattctttttttttttgttttttttataataatgacGGTGTATCTGGTGAAGTTTATTTCGATGATTCAGTTAATGCCTCTCTCTATCTTTGCAATGTCATAAGTTTAACTACtctttatttattcaatatatgTGTTTGATACGATGAAAGTTGACTAATTGTTTTAAGGGAAAGAATAAAGTTGTGCTTCGATAGAAAAAACGTATGGTTATTTATCATTGGAGAAATTTCTCCCACTTTGAACATAGAAATTAAACTTTAAATAATTCATTGTACTTAACTTATGTTAAAATTTACTTCTTGGTTCTTATTTCAACATGAATGCGAGATAATATCTCAGATGGTCACTCAACTGTGAATTTTTCTCTCAGAAAGTTACGTAACTTTGGATTTTAACCCAAAAATCACAACGTAATTCAATctagtaaatataaattttaggttaaaaatcaaaattaagtgATTGTCAGAGAAAAAGGCTCATAGTAGGTGACCACATAAAGTATTAATTCCGTGAATATTAGCTTCAAGGTTGTTTGTTAATAATTAGTTAGTGGGTTTTTTAGTACTGTTATAGACTTTACTCCTGACTCGTGTAGAGAGACTTTAGTCTCACTATAACGAAGCTCATTATATAGTGAAGCTCTTCTCACAGCAGATGAATTTGTCAGTCTGCAATGTGCTAGTTTTACTTCTGTAACCGAACCAACTTTAGTTCCCTCCCATCAATTTTCCTACTATTAACGCAGAACTTCATGATTTTCCTTGGACGATAAAAGGTGTgctttattattaaaaaaaaagtgattctcatagatgaataaaataactaGTCTTCCActaataactatataaaatatttatcaaatcagTTAATCGAATAATACAAGATTGGACAGATCAAATAGAGAGCAATTAGTGCAATTTAGAAGCTATTAAGCTTAAGGAACAGAACAGAGAGCGCACACACACACTTAACTTTGTATATCATCCATTTCATAAACCGGACAATTGAGAGATCGTTCAAATCTTACAAAATTTGACGAAGGGAAACGTGAAAGTTTCCTTTTCGTCATCATCATGGACTGTATGGAAGGGAAGTGATTTCCCATGCAGTGGATAATACAAGCATATTGTATATAGATGTTATATGTTGAAGAAGGAATAATAGAATATTAGGGCAGTACTATTATATGGTATATCAGTTTGAGAAATGTAATATTGACCACCATTCACGACTTGTGCTAGATGAAAAGACTATCATCTCCTCAGGCTCTCCACGATGTAGTCTGCATACAGATCCCTGAGAAAAAGAACGTTGTATGTAAGCAGCTGGACGTTATATTATCTTATTCACCATCTTGAACACATATGTACTAAATCTTCGACATATTTTATCGTTGATTTGTTCACGTACTGCAGAAGGGAGAAAAATTGAACCTCTGATAATGTTTGAAAAGGTGGTAGGTGTTACTTACTGGGAATGCTGGACTGCTTCGAAGGCTTTGGCAGCTGGAAGAAAGTCATTAACAGCAACttccttgttttcatttttcttgtCTGGCACATTCGTCAAGGACCAAACCATATACTCAAATTCTTTTTCGTAAAAAAACACTAATGAAAATAGATAAACATAGGAAATAAAATACATGCTGCTCTTAAGATTTGTGATTTTGGAAAAGGATACAATCCTCAAAGAAGCGACGGATCTCAGCCAAACGATGGGGTGGCAGCTCATTGATATCAGTGTAGTGCTTATATTCAGGATCATCAGCACAGACAGCAATTATCTTGTCATCCTTTTCTCCCTGTAGTTCTGACTAGAGTTGGTACATGGGGAGATTGGAGAAACAAATTTACTTGTAATGTAGATATATAATACCTGATCAATCATGGGCATAAGACCAATTGCTTTAGCCCTAAGAAAGCAACCAGGAAGAACAGGCTCCTGTAAATTAACATGGTAAGAATAAAGAGGAGAAATAACGGAAGATGGGCATCCTCTTAAAACTTAAAGGACAGTTCATAGCACTAAAGCCTAATTTCCTTGATTTGCTAGATGCTGTATGCATTGCAAAGGCCACAAACGGTTAAAATAGTCCACTTTCTTGAGACCCATGCACTGCACTAGTAAACTATTGTAGGCATGACTTCTTAAGAAAGATCAACAGCTATAGAACATATAAGATCAAAAGCATATATTAGGGAAGTCAACAAAGGGTAACAGAATGTCCACATAATTTTGCATTAAGGAGAGATTGAATTGATTTTATATTAGAGAAAGTTATTTGAAGTCAAAAACCTATCTTAAAATTAATACTACTTTATTCCAAACAAATACTGAGATCACAAATGCCTAAAATAAGATCTAACACAGGATCAGATCAGCTTTTCAGTCTCCAGCACTGGCATTAGATTTTAAAGAGTGGATTAGATTACAACCTAACTGTATTTAGATTTTAAAGAGTGGATTAGATTACAATCTAACTGTATTTAGTCTCACCCTTGCATAAACATAAGACTTAGTTACAAGTTCTTAGACTCTGAGATGCAGTTCAATGATCAAAACATAAGACTTAGTTACAAGTTCTTAGACTCTGAGATGCAGTTCAATGATCAGCTACTATATGCACTGTGCTGTTTATCAGGGACAATAGGAAAGGATCATCAGCTCACCTGCATGATGACTAAGACATCCAGAGGGTCACTGTCCTCACAGAGTGTACGAGGGATGAACCCATAGTTATGGGGGTATACAACTGATGAGTAAAGAACACGATCGACCTGGAACGACAGAGTGTTTCAGATAACTAGTTTAAAACTTTCATAATTCTACTCATTTCGAAATATGCCACTTGTACCTTGATCAGTCCAGTTTTTTTATCAAGTTCATACTTCACCTTGCTCCCCTTACTGATCTCAACCACCTGCACCAACCAATTGGTAGGTTACatacaaaaaaatttcttaacCATGAACTATAACATTaaccatataaatatatatcagtTAACATAACAACTTCAACCATATATGAGCATCTGGTAAGTACTAAGGTAGCTAGGTGAAAGTTCCACCTTAAACAGCAATCAAAATTTTAGAGACACAAAGCACCAGTTAAATAGGACAGCATAAATTCAGAGTGGGGGCAAAAGAAGAATTCTTGCAGATATTTCGGCTGGCTCAGATTGTCAGCTGATCTAAGGTATCATCTACTAAACAAGAATTTACAGCATCGTCCTAGAAGACCAAtcatcttgagccgggggtctatcggaaacagccttgctacttcttcggaggtagtggtatggactgcgtacatcttaccttcCCCAGATCCccctatgtgggaatacactggggttgttgttgttgttgtcctaGAAGACCAATCATACTTTCTTGCTCATAAAAATCTCAAAGATCTACAAAATATTTTGGATTTAATATCACTTAAGATAAATATTAAGAAGAACTAAACATGTTGAGCAACTGTTCAGCTTATCTGTGAAGCATAAATTGCTTAATTCGATAAATGATATGAAGGTGCAACCTATTCAGAGGCGGAGCCATCCTTCTTTAAGGGGGTTTGGCCGAATCCCCTTCGACGGAAagatatactatttatacatgattaaaattattttttatgttgttataGTAGgtattgaacccccttcgactaagttttctttgaatattgaatccccttagttgaaatcctgGCTTCACCTCTGAACGTATTACATATCAGTTCCAAAGCTTTGAAGAAATACAAAGAATCCTTACCACATTAAAAATCTGTGGGGCATCAGGTCCTGCAGCAAATCTTAAATTTTTAATCATGAATATTCCAGAAGATATTTCTTTGCAAAATGAGAAACAGGATGTTGTGTCCTTCACAGAATGTGTAAAATACCTATCTCGAGATCATGCCAAGGATGAGCTGCAACCGATCTCCTTGTCATAGAAGAGAGTATTCTTTCATTAAGAGGTGGAATGGAGAACTTCTGTGGAACTGAAGCCTTGACTGGAGTTTCGATGGGTGGAGTCATAATTGCTAGCTGGACATCAAGGTATTAGTAGCACGTAAGAATCTCCATAGgtatggaaaaaaaaattggagCTGAGGCATCAAACAACGTTGTCCAACAAAATAACCGGTAagaaatatatgtatatttatagaCCAGTGACCCAGACTCggaatgaaacaaacaaaatttaaACAGCCAGGAAACATCACTTGGGATTTATatctatacaacaacaacaactatatATCTAAcaacaaagtgaggtctggggaaggTGGAGCATATGCAGACCTAACAGACCTTCAGTTCAAGACAGGATTTATATTCCTATAACATCAACAATCATTATCTTCCTGCAGACAAAGAAAAAGACCTTATTCTAATATACAATATAAGAATAGGATATACATTCGACATAGAGGTTATAATATACAGTGCTGATCAATAGGTACAACCAGCAAAGCCAGATTCATTGCATTTTAGCTCTAGTATGCAATGCTAGTTGCTCGAATTACCAAACTATTGTTAACGTTTAAGTTCTAACAAGGAGAAAAAAACAGGAACTTGCTAGGTAGATGCGGATGTATATATCGAACAAAAGCTCTCAGTAAGGGCTATTCAAGTAGCAAGTAAGCTTCAGAAGAAGCTAACAGAAAAATTGCCAGTAATTCCGGTTAAGTAGAGTCGATGACATGCCAAAAATCACTCACGATATTTCCgttcatgaattcataaaatacGTGCAGAACTCAGAGCAGAAAACATTCAATACTAGACGAAATGAAGTGCCGAAAACACGTACaatacatgaaatatatatatatatatatatatatatatatatacacacacacacacacaaatacacACGGAGAAAACGACAAAAAGCTTCAGAAAATAAATCAATGCCTAAAATAGAGAACAAAGAGTAAAAACAGAGTGAAAccgacaaaaaaaaaaaaaatagggaaaCGATCAGTAAAAGCATAaattaaaacttcaaaaaatgGAAAATGAATAAGGAAATTAAGTCCTTAAAGCATAAACTACGAAGACATTACTCCACCGACGAAGAACAAAAAAAACCGAGTGAAATAAAAAAACCAAATAAATCAGCAAAACTGTAGGGAAATGCCGTGAAGTAACCGATCCCTAAAAGCATTAGTAGAAAAACGACCAAAAAAAGATAATCAAACACATTTACCGAAGTATCACTCGCGCATTGGCGaagaacaaaataacaaaaagtgaaaaatcaaacaaaaaacttcaaaaaagtGGAAATGAAttgaaataagaaaacaaaatatatcaacaaaaagtgcAGAAAATGCCAATGAATGCTTTGAAACTCGGAAAATGAAGATCAACAAACATATTTACTGAAGAATCACTGAAAATGCGTTGAAGAAAACTATTAATACCTGAGAAGCAACAATGATGAAGGCGTAAGAGCGTCGGTGGGAAAAAGCACACAGCTCAGATCTATAAAAATGAAAGCGTATGAACAACGGCAGAAGCGAGAGAGAGTAGTACTAGTATTTATAGAAATGAATaacagagagaaaaaaaagagaaagaggatatAACCTAGAAAGTTGAGTAAAGGACAGAGctcttctttctttgatgaagCTGTAAAACGCGTTTCCTTCCTTCTTCCCGCTCAACACTTATGCCAATTAAGCACCTTTTAagcttaaaataacaaaaataataataataataataataataataataataataataataataataataaagaaagaaaaaaaaaagcacaatCCTTACGTATATTTATTAGTAGAGTTCAATTTATTTGACGCttttgaattttatataatttaaatttaatttatgtgacataactaaaatttttataatctaatttttttaatcaaaatctaTGTATAGATTTGTATTCAAAATTTTAGGATctaaatttaatcaaaatcttttgatatgtttttaaatatttaaggtatcaatattcaaaatatttttatgtaagtttaaatttataaattttatttcaaaaatcttaAACTTTCCAATTATTTCCTTCACtccttttatttgttttcttcatttttcgtgagtcaatttgactaaattttaaagtcaaattagattagattaatttaattattaaattaaagtttaaatatttaaaaattattataaattataatttaaatttttttctatttgattatgaaatacatgttaaaatactgatcaaaatttatatacttgagtataaaaaaagaaaatggaacaAATAAAAGGAATGTGGAGTATCATTTCATTTAAAAACgaaaactaatttttttcaaatatttacaatttttacGGCGAAACTAAATGCACGATTCTGacgtttcatctttaattttttgtttttttttttctgaagaGGGAAGATTCTAAGGAGGAAGCGAATGTTATAAACATCCGGTACACGTGGAGGGATTCTATTGGGTATGATGTTGGAATTGTGGGACCTTAACGGTGAGAGTGACAGAGTTCCTAACGGTGGGCTTTAGGATTTAACGGGAAACGAATGGTGGAAGTTACCGTTAAAAGGATTAAGTTTGCACGGTGGAGGGAATAAGAATATTCCCGGGCAACTCCATTTTGGTACACATTTGGGCATTTTCGTCATATATGGCAAGTAGTTTTAGATTGAAAAATTGGCAGACTTTGTTTGGTTAAAAACTTTGTTACTAAAATTTTAGCAAAAACTTTTGGCAAGAAACTACAAATCCTAAAAtctggattaaaaaaaaaaagagaataagtgATTTTTAGGCTGAATAAGTTTGAAGTTCTTTTAAAATTTACCttaagattttattattttataaaaaatatttttaagttatagTTGCAGCTATAATTCTATCAACAGAATCTCTCATTAAACgcatttttatgaaaaaaaattgttaatacaCCATTGCTAAATTTTAGCAAAAACTTTTGGCAAGAAATACAAATTCTAAAgtctgaaaaaaaataaaataaaagagaatgagTGATTTTTAAGTCGGAATCTAAGTTTGAAGTTCTTTTAAAATCTACcacaagattttgtattttataaaaaaaaaaaattaattataatttcaactaTAATTCTATCTCAAGAATCTCTCATTAAATGTATTCTTATAAAAACAAATTGTTAATACACCATTACTAAATTTTAGCAAAAACTTTTGACAAGAAACTACAAATCCTAAAATTTGACtcagaaaaaaaagaataaataatttttaggttgaaaataaatttgaagtttttctaaaattttaaaatttatcttgagattttagattttattttaaaaaaattgttataattTCAGCTATAGTTCTATCTATAGAATCTCTCATTAAATGCCTTCTTATAAAAAGAAATTGTTAATAGAATAAGATAAGACTAAAATTCTTTTTGCTAATAGGAAAGTTAAACAGAGATTCCCTCTTATTTTACGGAATATATAAATTTCATTATTGAGGAAATATAGTTTCTAAGAATTTCATGAACActtttttagtttcaatttcaatAGTTTCAATAAATAATTACTAATTGTTTTCCATTATCGATAGCCAATTATCATTAGTGTAATTGATCCTTGATAAGTTTGATTAGAACTAATCAAATTATATCCATTTCTCAATAGATTTATTACCGATCTCTATATGTTAGATAATTATCATTAGTGTAATTGATACTTGGTAAGTTTGAGTAGAACTAATCagattatatttatttctcaATAGATCTATTTAATGATCTCTATATGAATCTATCTACATATCTAAGTATGAAAAAATCGACACTTAATAGACATAACCAAGGGAAAGTTCTCATTCTATCCCCGATATTATTCTCCAATAATTTCCTATGTGCGAAAAAAAAGCTAAAAGTCACTTGTCAGTAAGGAAAAAAGTCAccattctctttctttcttctttcgaTAGGAAAAATGGGTTCATTTGTTTTGTCCTCCTATGTACATAATTCTCGTTATTCGTGATCATATGATAAAGAAACTATGATTAACATGGGTTGTGATGTAATGATGGGACTACTTTATTCTTAATCAGATATCTCGGATTCGAGTCCTGAATATGGAAAAAATCATGTTGGGAGCGCCACTTTCAGAATGAGTCATTGCGATGCATGAGCTGAATTTATCAAGACTCAAATGCAGATACCAAACATCGAGTGggaaacgaaaaagaaaaaagataaagaaactaTGGAATTAAAATGTCCATACATTTGGTCCAAATTTAGACGtggaaacaacttatttttctttttaaaaaatatatcttgtGTTTGACATGTTATTCAATTTCAATATCCCGTGTTTGGTAGTTATGATAAATTAAgattatttaaaaattagtagatgatacttatttttctttaacaaactaaaaatatctttgagtttgATGAGTTATTCAAGTATACTTTGCTCGAAAACATGAAACATAGGGCATCACTACTTATTTTCGAATTTctactttatattttattctttttcttatttttggatAGCTATATGGGAGGATGAGATAGATCGAGTCAGCATTGACTAGGAGATTACTAAGCCAAATTTTTGGTATCGCTATTAAAGTCAATATTTAAGTTTGATAGATTAAGCATCtacatttttaaaattatgaattgcAGATTTTAACTTTCTCAAAAATACTAAATTTAGTAGCATAtataagtattaaattacaaaaaatagcaacatttttatcaaattacattttttagcatatatatttgtatatatttttatttttgtagcaacgatttgcaaaaatacaaaatatatacatatcgatcataaagTCAGTAAAaaacatatgtatttgtatttttgtagctacaatttgcaaaaatataaaatacaacttactatattatgtaattatgaaactattagtatgaaactcataattaaggagataattatgttatttctgaatttttaaaCATATTGGTAGCGCACAAAGAAAGTATACGCCGCCATTGCAAATGTATATTTGTGACAACGCAAGATGTGTCTCGTAGAAggatttttcttaaatatatttttaaaaaaatactttctaTGAAAAATAAGCTCATtcaatattaggaaaataatttCCTAACAGGAATAAGAAAGATAAGTTATATAAATAGAATTCCATATTAATTTTCTCTTCCCATACTTAACACCCTGCTCCCGCCCCGCtcctgacttttttttttttttttaacaaatacaTAATTACCCTCTTGATTTTGTCTGAAATTTGTAAAAAGATatctaaactttaacttcgattTATTACCTCaggttcttttttatttcattgcaAACACATTATTTTGACCCCCTGCTTGTATACACACTCCACAGGCACGTGCAAGagcttaaatttgatttttttgaccaattacaagCTGTCAcatgtaaaataatttaatatataatttatattctttttttttaaaaaaaaattgatatttatttatttttaaaaattatttcatatccCCCACCCCCACAACCTCTCATCCACCATTGTCTTCTTTCctaacttcttcttcatcaccatcactcaacaacatcaattacgcCCACAATAGcaacatcatcattatcaccaaaaccccaccctttcttcttcaacacgatgccaccattaaagctcctccattgaagttttttttttttttttaaataatatcattaaagctccattttgcaatt from the Capsicum annuum cultivar UCD-10X-F1 chromosome 9, UCD10Xv1.1, whole genome shotgun sequence genome contains:
- the LOC107842902 gene encoding soluble inorganic pyrophosphatase 4 produces the protein MTPPIETPVKASVPQKFSIPPLNERILSSMTRRSVAAHPWHDLEIGPDAPQIFNVVVEISKGSKVKYELDKKTGLIKVDRVLYSSVVYPHNYGFIPRTLCEDSDPLDVLVIMQEPVLPGCFLRAKAIGLMPMIDQGEKDDKIIAVCADDPEYKHYTDINELPPHRLAEIRRFFEDYKKNENKEVAVNDFLPAAKAFEAVQHSQDLYADYIVESLRR